One genomic window of Sebastes umbrosus isolate fSebUmb1 chromosome 15, fSebUmb1.pri, whole genome shotgun sequence includes the following:
- the LOC119503367 gene encoding uncharacterized protein LOC119503367 isoform X2, with the protein MQSVEALKGASTRSQLFESLKVYLSNKNRLQPIIGLGSIIECVKAAGTHNREVLYLCEVCVCRLSKADMRNHIMGSLHRYNYIKAWHPHLVSEWEEKCDLSKLAWPLMEMAKTLEGKEGHGEVQWLEVDDAVYQKMATHSEKDGLIRVVECRSEDGHTCCFLCHCCRIRSNEKNIIDHLTRSSHLVNYLMEIHPEQVEVMMADINDNYQLLQSLAEKVEQEEGRGELKVVNAPESLCSLLTGKSYHWCVKMLCNGWTHTNTQKQKIAVRGTSLNKTSNQCMPEKCAVVPSKSAKKRKMREVTNPVFNVSLPLNEGSMLLERSSFSRDSLPVSTAYSTPSDSDLVPSPESQSQGCELDYDTGSITVDDAEHTSQLQQDLYSGDGDAGQYMEPERNVTPYQEVDGYLNDDEYFNQSEDTTGANYQRVSGENNYNGQQGSQERSRFYKEWQNDGPQTQHEWLSPAASYTQDWSSYNSSYGRDAGCTEQWYNSSSQSKVGTGVSREGQNGMSSDAAQHYYQQQPQNQYMAQDHTSLQTGGVGQHGLSSELAAYSGADRINTHPYLGDPRAHNGSIALEPRMQFLEFEQRRLQTYMEFTFGHFQTASQSYMTQPTAHQAFHVGHGMMSYPNYNNEPTNPDQPFPHPVSGWGGGEVGSGGGGMSQSNAFIPPGQALYYGANTDLNFRAAGWSDLMISGSSD; encoded by the exons ATGCAGTCGGTTGAAGCACTTAAAG GAGCTTCTACCAGAAGCCAGCTGTTTGAATCTCTGAAGGTGTATCTGAGCAACAAGAACAGACTACAACCCATTATTG GCCTGGGCAGTATTATAGAGTGTGTGAAGGCGGCAGGTACACATAACAGAGAAGTATTGTACctgtgtgaggtgtgtgtgtgtcgactTAGTAAAGCTGACATGCGGAACCACATTATGGGAAGTCTCCACAGATACAACTACATT AAAGCCTGGCACCCCCACTTGGTGTCTGAATGGGAGGAGAAGTGTGACCTGTCTAAGCTGGCCTGGCCACTGATGGAGATGGCCAAGACACTTGAGGGaaaagagggacatggagaagTCCAG TGGTTAGAGGTTGACGATGCTGTATACCAGAAGATGGCAACACACAGTGAGAAAGACG GTCTTATCCGCGTGGTTGAATGTAGAAGTGAAGATGGCCACACATGCTGTTTCTTATGTCACTGCTGCCGCATCAGATCCAACGAAAAGAACATCATCGATCACCTAACCAGATCTTCCCATCTCGTCAACTACTTG ATGGAAATTCATCCTGAGCAGGTGGAGGTAATGATGGCAGATATCAATGACAACTATCAACTTCTCCAATCACTGGCCGAGAAAGTGGAGCAAGAAGAGGGCAGAGGAGAGCTGAAG GTGGTAAACGCTCCAGAATCCCTCTGTAGCCTACTGACTGGCAAAAGTTACCACTGGT GTGTAAAGATGCTGTGTAATGGATGGACACATACTAACACCCAAAAGCAGAAAATAGCTGTTAGAG GGACAAGTTTGAACAAGACTTCAAATCAATGCATGCCAGAGAAATGTGCCGTGGTGCCGTCAAAATCTgcaaaaaagaggaaaatgaggGAAGTGACTAATCCTGTGTTCAATGTAAGCCTGCCTCTTAACGAAGGTTCAATGCTGCTGGAGAGGAGCTCTTTCAGCAGGGACAGCCTCCCCGTATCAACTGCATACTCTACTCCATCCGACTCGGATCTCGTTCCCTCGCCAGAGTCCCAGTCACAGGGCTGTGAGTTGGACTACGACACTGGATCAATTACAGTTGACGACGCTGAACACACCTCACAACTTCAGCAAGACCTCTATAGTGGAGATGGAGACGCTGGTCAATACATGGAACCAGAAAGAAACGTCACTCCGTATCAAGAGGTGGACGGTTATCTCAATGACGATGAATACTTCAACCAGTCAGAAGACACAACTGGAGCAAACTACCAAAGGGTTTCTGGGGAAAACAATTACAACGGACAGCAAGGTTCTCAAGAAAGATCAAGGTTTTACAAAGAGTGGCAAAATGACGGCCCACAGACTCAACATGAGTGGCTGTCGCCTGCTGCGTCCTACACTCAGGACTGGTCATCTTATAACTCTTCCTACGGACGGGACGCAGGTTGCACTGAGCAGTGGTACAATTCATCTTCCCAGAGTAAAGTTGGCACAGGAGTGTCAAGAGAAGGACAGAACGGGATGAGCTCAGATGCGGCTCAACATTATTACCAACAACAACCCCAGAATCAGTACATGGCACAAGATCATACCAGTCTTCAGACAGGCGGTGTGGGACAGCATGGTTTGTCTAGTGAACTGGCTGCTTACTCAGGTGCTGATAGGATCAACACGCATCCTTACTTAGGAGATCCCCGTGCTCACAATGGCAGCATTGCACTGGAGCCTAGAATGCAGTTTCTTGAGTTTGAACAGAGACGATTGCAAACATACATGGAGTTCACCTTTGGTCATTTCCAGACAGCTTCACAAAGTTATATGACACAACCTACGGCCCATCAAGCCTTCCACGTAGGCCATGGGATGATGTCTTACCCCAACTACAATAATGAACCAACAAACCCTGACCAGCCCTTTCCTCATCCAGTCAGCGGTTGGGGTGGTGGTGAAGTTGGTAGTGGTGGTGGGGGTATGTCCCAGTCAAATGCTTTCATCCCACCTGGGCAAGCTCTGTATTATGGAGCCAACACTGATCTTAATTTCAGAGCCGCTGGTTGGTCAGATTTGATGATTTCAGGGAGTTCAGATTGA
- the LOC119503606 gene encoding regulation of nuclear pre-mRNA domain-containing protein 1A-like isoform X1, translating to MSAFSEAALEKKLSELSNSQQSVQTLSLWLIHHRKHSRTIVNVWINELKKAQVSRKLTFLYLANDVIQNSKKKGPEFTQDFAPVIVDAFKHVYRDGEEGCKKQLGRVLSIWQERAVYENNLLDQLSQVLYGEKKAKKRSYEEIRPDDEDFASQSSPAEPPQTAELIRALQELENAASGDSVLRQRISSLPAEVQDTSLLHRITDKESGERLSRLVEEACMLLADYSGRLAAEIDDRRQLTRTLTVFLQSQKDGLSQNEQKLEVRKSRFFLPITVCLVHLSFVSSLLIPGVHLSRVAVCSDFF from the exons ATGTCAGCTTTCTCTGAGGCGGCTCTAGAGAAGAAACTATCCGAGCTCAGTAACTCACAGCAAAGTGTGCAGACGTTGTCTCTGTGGCTCATTCATCATAGAAAACACTCGAGGACCATCGTCAACGTCTGGATCAACGAACTGAAGAAAG CTCAGGTATCACGCAAGCTGACCTTCCTTTACCTGGCCAATGACGTCATCCAGAACAGCAAGAAGAAAGGACCAGAATTCACTCAGGACTTTGCACCGGTCATCGTTGATGCATTCAAACACGTATACAG AGATGGCGAGGAGGGCTGTAAGAAACAGTTGGGTCGAGTTTTGTCCATCTGGCAGGAGAGAGCTGTGTACGAGAACAATCTGTTGGATCAGCTCTCACAAGTCCTTT ATGGAGAGAAGAAGGCTAAGAAGAGGTCGTATGAGGAGATCCGACCAGATGATGAGGACTTTGCTTCCCAGAGCTCCCCAGCCGAGCCACCACAG ACAGCAGAGTTAATCCGAGCTCTGCAGGAGCTGGAAAACGCAGCCTCTGGCGACTCAGTGCTGCGTCAGCGCATCTCCTCCCTTCCTGCCGAAGTGCAAGACACGTCACTGCTTCACAGGATCACAG ATAAAGAATCAGGGGAGCGGCTTTCCCGGCTGGTGGAGGAGGCCTGCATGTTGCTAGCAGACTACAGCGGCCGCTTGGCGGCGGAGATCGACGATCGGAGGCAGCTCACGCGCACACTAACGGTCTTCCTGCAAAGCCAGAAGGACGGTCTGAGCCAGAATGAGCAGAAACTAGAAGTGCGTAAATCCCGTTTTTTTCTTCCAATAACTGTATGTCTTGTCCACCTCTCCTTTGTGTCATCATTATTGATTCCTGGTGTTCATCTGTCTCGTGTAGCTGTGTGCTCGGACTTCTTTTGa
- the LOC119503367 gene encoding uncharacterized protein LOC119503367 isoform X1 — protein MQSVEALKGASTRSQLFESLKVYLSNKNRLQPIIGLGSIIECVKAAGTHNREVLYLCEVCVCRLSKADMRNHIMGSLHRYNYIKAWHPHLVSEWEEKCDLSKLAWPLMEMAKTLEGKEGHGEVQWLEVDDAVYQKMATHSEKDAVTLITILRDGQVQGEPESRSETTSVQLEHSPVRSQRIVLLPQTSAETNQTVAFIESEGSLKNTSSPEPSEPSENGDSFLDGYTGTKPLIGLIRVVECRSEDGHTCCFLCHCCRIRSNEKNIIDHLTRSSHLVNYLMEIHPEQVEVMMADINDNYQLLQSLAEKVEQEEGRGELKVVNAPESLCSLLTGKSYHWCVKMLCNGWTHTNTQKQKIAVRGTSLNKTSNQCMPEKCAVVPSKSAKKRKMREVTNPVFNVSLPLNEGSMLLERSSFSRDSLPVSTAYSTPSDSDLVPSPESQSQGCELDYDTGSITVDDAEHTSQLQQDLYSGDGDAGQYMEPERNVTPYQEVDGYLNDDEYFNQSEDTTGANYQRVSGENNYNGQQGSQERSRFYKEWQNDGPQTQHEWLSPAASYTQDWSSYNSSYGRDAGCTEQWYNSSSQSKVGTGVSREGQNGMSSDAAQHYYQQQPQNQYMAQDHTSLQTGGVGQHGLSSELAAYSGADRINTHPYLGDPRAHNGSIALEPRMQFLEFEQRRLQTYMEFTFGHFQTASQSYMTQPTAHQAFHVGHGMMSYPNYNNEPTNPDQPFPHPVSGWGGGEVGSGGGGMSQSNAFIPPGQALYYGANTDLNFRAAGWSDLMISGSSD, from the exons ATGCAGTCGGTTGAAGCACTTAAAG GAGCTTCTACCAGAAGCCAGCTGTTTGAATCTCTGAAGGTGTATCTGAGCAACAAGAACAGACTACAACCCATTATTG GCCTGGGCAGTATTATAGAGTGTGTGAAGGCGGCAGGTACACATAACAGAGAAGTATTGTACctgtgtgaggtgtgtgtgtgtcgactTAGTAAAGCTGACATGCGGAACCACATTATGGGAAGTCTCCACAGATACAACTACATT AAAGCCTGGCACCCCCACTTGGTGTCTGAATGGGAGGAGAAGTGTGACCTGTCTAAGCTGGCCTGGCCACTGATGGAGATGGCCAAGACACTTGAGGGaaaagagggacatggagaagTCCAG TGGTTAGAGGTTGACGATGCTGTATACCAGAAGATGGCAACACACAGTGAGAAAGACG CTGTAACTCTGATAACTATCTTAAGAGATGGGCAGGTGCAGGGTGAACCCGAGAGCCGTTCAGAGACCACATCTGTGCAGCTGGAGCACAGTCCCGTCCGATCGCAGAGGATTGTACTGCTTCCTCAGACCTCAGCAGAGACGAACCAAACTGTAGCTTTTATCGAGTCAGAAGGTAGTTTAAAGAACACATCATCACCTGAACCCTCTGAGCCGTCAGAGAACGGCGACAGCTTTCTTGATGGCTACACAGGAACCAAGCCTCTTATCG GTCTTATCCGCGTGGTTGAATGTAGAAGTGAAGATGGCCACACATGCTGTTTCTTATGTCACTGCTGCCGCATCAGATCCAACGAAAAGAACATCATCGATCACCTAACCAGATCTTCCCATCTCGTCAACTACTTG ATGGAAATTCATCCTGAGCAGGTGGAGGTAATGATGGCAGATATCAATGACAACTATCAACTTCTCCAATCACTGGCCGAGAAAGTGGAGCAAGAAGAGGGCAGAGGAGAGCTGAAG GTGGTAAACGCTCCAGAATCCCTCTGTAGCCTACTGACTGGCAAAAGTTACCACTGGT GTGTAAAGATGCTGTGTAATGGATGGACACATACTAACACCCAAAAGCAGAAAATAGCTGTTAGAG GGACAAGTTTGAACAAGACTTCAAATCAATGCATGCCAGAGAAATGTGCCGTGGTGCCGTCAAAATCTgcaaaaaagaggaaaatgaggGAAGTGACTAATCCTGTGTTCAATGTAAGCCTGCCTCTTAACGAAGGTTCAATGCTGCTGGAGAGGAGCTCTTTCAGCAGGGACAGCCTCCCCGTATCAACTGCATACTCTACTCCATCCGACTCGGATCTCGTTCCCTCGCCAGAGTCCCAGTCACAGGGCTGTGAGTTGGACTACGACACTGGATCAATTACAGTTGACGACGCTGAACACACCTCACAACTTCAGCAAGACCTCTATAGTGGAGATGGAGACGCTGGTCAATACATGGAACCAGAAAGAAACGTCACTCCGTATCAAGAGGTGGACGGTTATCTCAATGACGATGAATACTTCAACCAGTCAGAAGACACAACTGGAGCAAACTACCAAAGGGTTTCTGGGGAAAACAATTACAACGGACAGCAAGGTTCTCAAGAAAGATCAAGGTTTTACAAAGAGTGGCAAAATGACGGCCCACAGACTCAACATGAGTGGCTGTCGCCTGCTGCGTCCTACACTCAGGACTGGTCATCTTATAACTCTTCCTACGGACGGGACGCAGGTTGCACTGAGCAGTGGTACAATTCATCTTCCCAGAGTAAAGTTGGCACAGGAGTGTCAAGAGAAGGACAGAACGGGATGAGCTCAGATGCGGCTCAACATTATTACCAACAACAACCCCAGAATCAGTACATGGCACAAGATCATACCAGTCTTCAGACAGGCGGTGTGGGACAGCATGGTTTGTCTAGTGAACTGGCTGCTTACTCAGGTGCTGATAGGATCAACACGCATCCTTACTTAGGAGATCCCCGTGCTCACAATGGCAGCATTGCACTGGAGCCTAGAATGCAGTTTCTTGAGTTTGAACAGAGACGATTGCAAACATACATGGAGTTCACCTTTGGTCATTTCCAGACAGCTTCACAAAGTTATATGACACAACCTACGGCCCATCAAGCCTTCCACGTAGGCCATGGGATGATGTCTTACCCCAACTACAATAATGAACCAACAAACCCTGACCAGCCCTTTCCTCATCCAGTCAGCGGTTGGGGTGGTGGTGAAGTTGGTAGTGGTGGTGGGGGTATGTCCCAGTCAAATGCTTTCATCCCACCTGGGCAAGCTCTGTATTATGGAGCCAACACTGATCTTAATTTCAGAGCCGCTGGTTGGTCAGATTTGATGATTTCAGGGAGTTCAGATTGA
- the LOC119503606 gene encoding regulation of nuclear pre-mRNA domain-containing protein 1A-like isoform X2, which produces MSAFSEAALEKKLSELSNSQQSVQTLSLWLIHHRKHSRTIVNVWINELKKAQVSRKLTFLYLANDVIQNSKKKGPEFTQDFAPVIVDAFKHVYRDGEEGCKKQLGRVLSIWQERAVYENNLLDQLSQVLYGEKKAKKRSYEEIRPDDEDFASQSSPAEPPQTAELIRALQELENAASGDSVLRQRISSLPAEVQDTSLLHRITDKESGERLSRLVEEACMLLADYSGRLAAEIDDRRQLTRTLTVFLQSQKDGLSQNEQKLEEYKRKLGRVTQVRKELRSRLNNLPGGLYN; this is translated from the exons ATGTCAGCTTTCTCTGAGGCGGCTCTAGAGAAGAAACTATCCGAGCTCAGTAACTCACAGCAAAGTGTGCAGACGTTGTCTCTGTGGCTCATTCATCATAGAAAACACTCGAGGACCATCGTCAACGTCTGGATCAACGAACTGAAGAAAG CTCAGGTATCACGCAAGCTGACCTTCCTTTACCTGGCCAATGACGTCATCCAGAACAGCAAGAAGAAAGGACCAGAATTCACTCAGGACTTTGCACCGGTCATCGTTGATGCATTCAAACACGTATACAG AGATGGCGAGGAGGGCTGTAAGAAACAGTTGGGTCGAGTTTTGTCCATCTGGCAGGAGAGAGCTGTGTACGAGAACAATCTGTTGGATCAGCTCTCACAAGTCCTTT ATGGAGAGAAGAAGGCTAAGAAGAGGTCGTATGAGGAGATCCGACCAGATGATGAGGACTTTGCTTCCCAGAGCTCCCCAGCCGAGCCACCACAG ACAGCAGAGTTAATCCGAGCTCTGCAGGAGCTGGAAAACGCAGCCTCTGGCGACTCAGTGCTGCGTCAGCGCATCTCCTCCCTTCCTGCCGAAGTGCAAGACACGTCACTGCTTCACAGGATCACAG ATAAAGAATCAGGGGAGCGGCTTTCCCGGCTGGTGGAGGAGGCCTGCATGTTGCTAGCAGACTACAGCGGCCGCTTGGCGGCGGAGATCGACGATCGGAGGCAGCTCACGCGCACACTAACGGTCTTCCTGCAAAGCCAGAAGGACGGTCTGAGCCAGAATGAGCAGAAACTAGAA GAATACAAACGTAAACTGGGGAGGGTGACCCAGGTCCGGAAGGAGCTGCGTTCGCGTCTGAACAATCTTCCAGGAGGACTCTACAACTGA